The Amphiprion ocellaris isolate individual 3 ecotype Okinawa chromosome 6, ASM2253959v1, whole genome shotgun sequence genome contains a region encoding:
- the fsta gene encoding follistatin-A isoform X3: MFGMLKHHLHPGIFLLFLWLCHLMEHQKVQAGNCWLQQGKNGRCQVLYMPGMSREECCRSGRLGTSWTEEDVPNSTLFRWMIFNGGAPNCIPCKGGETCDNVDCGPGKRCKMNRRSKPRCVCAPDCSNITWKGSVCGSDGKTYKDECALLKAKCKGHPDLDVQYQGKCKKTCRDVLCPGSSTCVVDQTNNAYCVTCNRICPEVTSPEQYLCGNDGIIYASACHLRRATCLLGRSIGVAYEGKCIKAKSCEDIQCSAGKKCLWDARMGRGRCSLCDEACPESRTDEAVCASDNTTYPSECAMKQAACSLGVLLEVKHSGSCN; this comes from the exons ctggGAACTGCTGGTTGCAGCAGGGGAAGAACGGGAGGTGCCAGGTGCTCTACATGCCGGGGATGAGCAGGGAGGAATGCTGCCGGAGTGGAAGACTGGGGACGTCCTGGACCGAGGAGGACGTCCCCAACAGCACTCTCTTTAGGTGGATGATCTTCAATGGCGGAGCCCCCAATTGCATACCTTGCAAAGGTGGAG aaaccTGCGACAATGTTGACTGTGGGCCTGGAAAGAGGTGCAAGATGAATAGGAGAAGTAAGCCGCGCTGCGTGTGCGCGCCAGACTGTTCCAACATCACCTGGAAAGGCTCAGTCTGCGGATCAGATGGGAAGACCTACAAAGACGAATGCGCGCTCCTGAAGGCGAAATGCAAAGGCCACCCAGACCTGGACGTGCAGTACCAAGGAAAATGCAAGA AAACCTGCCGTGACGTCTTGTGCCCCGGCAGCTCCACGTGCGTCGTGGACCAGACAAATAACGCATATTGTGTGACGTGTAATCGGATTTGCCCCGAGGTGACGTCGCCTGAGCAGTACCTGTGTGGAAACGACGGGATCATCTATGCCAGCGCTTGTCACCTGAGAAGAGCTACCTGTCTCCTCGGCAGGTCCATCGGAGTCGCATATGAGGGAAAATGCATCA AGGCTAAGTCATGTGAGGACATCCAGTGCAGCGCAGGGAAGAAGTGTCTGTGGGATGCTCGGATGGGCCGAGGCCGCTGCTCGCTGTGTGATGAGGCCTGTCCGGAGAGTCGGACAGACGAGGCGGTGTGTGCCAGCGACAACACCACATATCCCAGTGAATGTGCCATGAAGCAAGCTGCTTGTTCTTTGGGGGTGCTGCTGGAAGTCAAGCACTCGGGATCTTGCAACT